The proteins below are encoded in one region of Lactuca sativa cultivar Salinas chromosome 3, Lsat_Salinas_v11, whole genome shotgun sequence:
- the LOC111904609 gene encoding mediator of RNA polymerase II transcription subunit 25, whose product MTETKQLVVVVEGTAALGPHWRTIVTDYLEKIIRYFIQSTISNYNPDSPTVEMALVNFNAHGSYSACLIQRSGWTKNMNMFLEWLSAINFSGGGFCDAAIAEGLAEVLMMFPSLHGIQNHQRHCILVAASNPYPLPTPIYIPPDYIEMQSDSPLSDAETVAQYFKKCLVSLSVICPRQLPKLRAIYNAAKRNPSETDPTIDIMKNPNYLVLISEGFMVARDALTQPEITNLPSNQTPTETDVTPVSGPPQTTSTNDNLQNFTITKKPLNGNPTSSGEAESATLPGTSSTTMPTSEMDSTEVNDSVATTVGPTQQTSSALKSDSSRLYVKLWEGDLTVESQGNSVFITKLQGYRNPQTSELIAKDWPLTMQIDTLIPEEEMINNCRKFTGKVDHIVFRALNEHSTFLGRLQEKKLCMVIKLPSQALLLCVTADRINRLVGMVLPQEMVKYEK is encoded by the exons ATGACGGAGACGAAGCAACTCGTCGTCGTGGTTGAAGGCACTGCCGCTTTGGGTCCTCACTGGCGCACCATTGTCACCGATTATCTCGAGAAAATCATCAGGTACTTTATCCAGTCTACGATTTCAAATTAT AATCCAGATAGTCCTACTGTTGAAATGGCTCTTGTGAATTTCAATGCTCATGGATCTTACAGTG CATGCTTGATACAAAGAAGTGGCTGGACAAAAAACATGAACATGTTTCTGGAATGGTTATCAGCTATTAACTTCAGTGGTGGTGGTTTTTGTGATGCTGCAATTGCAGAAGGACTTGCTGAAGTTCTAATG ATGTTTCCTTCTTTACATGGGATTCAAAATCATCAAAGGCATTGTATCCTTGTTGCTGCAAGTAATCCATATCCACTTCCTACACCAATTTACATACCACCAGATTATATTGAGATGCAATCAGATAGCCCTTTATCTGATGCTGAAACAGTTGCTCAATATTTCAAAAAG TGTTTAGTTTCCCTATCAGTTATATGTCCAAGACAGCTTCCAAAACTTAGAGCAATCTACAATGCA GCAAAAAGGAACCCTTCAGAAACCGATCCTACTATTGATATTATGAAGAATCCAAATTATCTAGTTCTTATTTCAGAAGGTTTTATGGTGGCTCGTGATGCTTTAACTCAACCAGAAATTACAAATTTGCCCTCGAATCAAACCCCTACAGAAACAGATGTTACTCCAGTTTCAGGGCCACCTCAAACTACATCAACGAATGATAATCTGCAAAATTTTACAATTACGAAAAAGCCCCTGAATGGAAACCCCACGTCATCTGGGGAAGCTGAGTCAGCAACATTACCAGGGACTTCAAGTACAACAATGCCCACATCTGAAATGGATTCTACTGAGGTAAATGACAGCGTGGCAACTACTGTGGGCCCCACACAACAAACATCAAGTGCACTTAAATCAGATTCATCGAGGTTATATGTAAAACTATGGGAG GGAGACTTAACTGTTGAAAGCCAAGGGAACTCTGTCTTTATTACCAAATTACAA GGATACAGGAATCCCCAAACTTCTGAGTT GATTGCAAAAGATTGGCCATTGACAATGCAAATAGATACGCTTATACCTGAAGAAGAAATGATAAATAA TTGCAGGAAATTCACTGGAAAGGTAGATCATATTGTTTTCCGAGCATTGAATGAGCATTCAACTTTTCTTGGACGATTACAAGAGAAGAAGCTC TGTATGGTGATAAAGTTACCATCACAGGCACTGTTGTTGTGTGTAACAGCTGATAGAATAAATCGGTTGGTAGGAATGGTTTTACCTCAG GAAATGGTGAAATATGAAAAGTAG